TACCATACCCGCGAAGCCCTCGTTCTCGAGGCCAGCTTTTTCCGCGATGACCTTCCCTACTTTACGGAACTTCTCGCCGAAGTCGTCTCGCAGACCAAGTACACCAGTGAGACTCAGGGAAGACGATGCAATGTGTGACACGGCCGCTGATTGTTGCGTAGCGCACGAGTTCCACGAGGAGGTTCAGCCCGTCCTTCGCTTGAAGCAGTCCGCCACCAGCGCTGCCGCTCTTGCTCTCGACTCTGCCCACTCAGTCGCTTTCCACTCCGGCCTCGGCTCCCCTGCCAActtgacgccctcgatcCCTATCCAGCCCTACTTGAGCGAGTTTGCCGTTTCTGAGTTCGCCCAGGCTGCCTACGCCAAACCCAACATTGCTCTTGTCGCCGACGGTGCGTCCGCCGCGAACGTGAGCAAGTGGGCCGAGCAGTTCTTCAAGTCTGTCCCCTCCGCTTCCTCCGGAAAGCTGGCCCTGAACACGGCTGCCACCAAGTACTATGGTGGTGAGCAGCGCACCTACAGCCCCTCCGGCAACTCCCTGGTTATTGCCTTCCCCGGTGCCACTAACGGTCAGACTTCCCCTGAGCTTGCGGTACTTGCGGCCCTTCTGGGTGGCAAGTCCAGCATCAAGTGGTCCCCGGGCTTCAGCCTGATCAACAAGGCTGTCGGCTCTGCCCCTGGCCTGTCCACCTCGACAGTTAACCTCAGCTACTCtgacgccggcctcctctCTGTCCAATTTTCTGGAcccgcctccgccatccGCACTGCTGCTCaggaggccgtcaaggccctGAAGAGCATCTCTGAGGGTACCGTTAGCAAGGAGGATTTGACCAAGGCCATTGCCAAGGCCAAGTTTGACGCTCTCGAGGCCACCGAGAAGCGCAGCGGAAGCATTCTTCTCGCCGGATCCGGCCTCGTCCACAACGGCAAGCCTATCAACGCTGCCGAGGTCGCCAACTCTATTGGCTCTGTTACGGCTGAGAAGCTCAAGACGGTAGGCGCACAAATCTCCCGAGCACATTTTCCGAATCCCAATGCTGACAGCGTCTATGcaggcgacgaagacgatcCTGGAGGGTAAGGCTAGTGTTGCGGCGGTCGGTGACCTGTACGCTCTGCCGTATGCTGAGGAGCTTGGCCTTCGGGTGTAGACGGGAAATAGCCCGACCACGTAGCGGCCGAACAATCCGTGTACCAACAGTCAAGCATTTGCGGTAGATTGGGGAAATGTATCCTTTGTGAACATATGTAGTAGAATTTCTTGTGTCTGCCTAGCTTGCCTAATTTCTTCTCAGGGAAAATCCTCTTGCTGTTAGAACGATTTTCAGAGGAGCTTTGCACAACCTgtgcttgtgtgtgtgtgtgtgtgtgtcggTCTTAGGTAAGGAAAGTTGACTGACGGACAGTCTAGCGGGGAGTGAATAGATCAGTGACGACTGGTGCATCAGGTAGTACGCAAGGTGGAATCAGCTGGAGCAAGAGACTGAGTGCGATCCAGTCCCAAGGTTGACTGTTTCCTGTGAAAGCTGTCCTGATGGCCGCAGCAAGAACACAAAATACCTAGACCCAAACGGAGTCAACCGGCTGGACAATACGTTGCATACCTACTTGTGTTTCCCTTTCCCGCTCTTTGCTAGGATTCTAGGATTCTCGGATTCTATGGTTCAACTCCAGGATACAGTACCGCCGAGCCAAGCTGAGCTTGGGAAACCCACAAATTCTCCATCCAAACCTATAACAACCTTGCGGACCTTGAGGTGACACCTAACATGCGACCGTCTGCATGGAACCCACTGATTGGCCAGATGCGGGCTGTTGTGGACGCTTTGGATCTTCTTCGGTGAGTGCCCCTCAATACCTATCTAGATACAAGCTACTTATCCATCAAGAAATGAAGGTCTGCAGACAACTTGGAGAGGGATACCTCTTGAAATGAGTCTCAGTGTCTGTTGTTGCCGAGGCCAACATGGCTGCTTAGGCACAGATACAGCAAGTCTATAGCGAATGACTGCTCGAAACACTCTGCATGGACACTTCAGGGACAtgaggggaaaggggggcaGCACAGAGCACGGTCCTCCTGGATTCTGTGCCGAAGTGGTGTTTGGTAGGTTTTGTTAGGCAGGGTAGTTTTCCTAGGAACCATGCACAAACAGATGGGCGACCAAGAGAGCAGAAGATAAGAGACGGAA
This genomic interval from Colletotrichum higginsianum IMI 349063 chromosome 9, whole genome shotgun sequence contains the following:
- a CDS encoding Peptidase M16 inactive domain-containing protein, with translation MISRPSLTRPAQQALRHSSCARTISGRRFASAAAGSGAFETSDVGGVKVAARDSQGPTTKLAIVAKAGTRYQPLPGLAVGLESFAFKNTSKRSGLRIVRESELLGSQLTAYHTREALVLEASFFRDDLPYFTELLAEVVSQTKYTTHEFHEEVQPVLRLKQSATSAAALALDSAHSVAFHSGLGSPANLTPSIPIQPYLSEFAVSEFAQAAYAKPNIALVADGASAANVSKWAEQFFKSVPSASSGKLALNTAATKYYGGEQRTYSPSGNSLVIAFPGATNGQTSPELAVLAALLGGKSSIKWSPGFSLINKAVGSAPGLSTSTVNLSYSDAGLLSVQFSGPASAIRTAAQEAVKALKSISEGTVSKEDLTKAIAKAKFDALEATEKRSGSILLAGSGLVHNGKPINAAEVANSIGSVTAEKLKTATKTILEGKASVAAVGDLYALPYAEELGLRV